A part of Lacerta agilis isolate rLacAgi1 chromosome 7, rLacAgi1.pri, whole genome shotgun sequence genomic DNA contains:
- the PSMG4 gene encoding proteasome assembly chaperone 4, translating to MEELPEPGEEAAEPVSAPSAVAAAGERISVHNFCGRLSEQLVHFHAMRLRDSLFLWVGEGPQLGNLAVAMCTPRDSIPASTLLFGDSSNSTSSSLAQKLASKTKKQIFVSYNIQNTDSGFILLVENRIKEEMTAFPDKF from the exons ATGGAGGAGCTGCCGGAACCGGGGGAAGAGGCTGCCGAGCCGGTCTCGGCTCCGTCCGCTGTGGCCGCGGCGGGAGAGCGGATCTCGGTGCACAACTTCTGCGGGCGCCTGTCGGAGCAGCTGGTGCACTTCCACGCCATGCGCCTGCGGGACTCGCTCTTCCTCTGGGTAGGGGAAGGGCCCCAGCTCGGCAACCTGGCCGTGGCCATGTGCACCCCGCGC GACTCCATTCCAGCATCTACCTTACTCTTTGGCGACTCCTCCAACAGCACCTCCAGTTCACTAGCCCAAAAATTAG CCAGCAAGACTAAGAAGCAGATTTTTGTCAGCTATAATATTCAAAATACAGACAGCGGCTTCATACTACTTGTGGAAAACCGAATCAAGGAGGAAATGACAGCATTTCCAGACAAGTTTTAG